A part of Amycolatopsis lurida genomic DNA contains:
- the steA gene encoding putative cytokinetic ring protein SteA has translation MKLTGLLSRNQETLPGITGVARVDRRTRELLRRLSPGDIVVLDQLDLDRSTADALVEAEVAAVVNASPSISGRFPNLGPEILLEAGIPLVDSVGGELLRKVKDGTKLRLHEGVVYIGERQLGSGVQQTRESVADQMIEAKAGMSTQLEAFSANTIEFLRRERSLILDGVGVPEIRVPLKDRHALVVAGGNGHAEDLKKLKKYIGEHRPVLIGVDAGADTLRAQGYQPDVIVGDPHGIGAETLRSGGEVVVPAQPDGHAPGVERIQDLGIGAVTFPATGNAEDLALLLADAHEASLVVTVGFQATLREFLDHGRSGSNPSTFLTRLKLGTKLVDGKAVATLHRSRVSIGAIVLLVVATLVAVAAALLVSDVGSVYLDWIRDTWNSFIAWGKGLFT, from the coding sequence ATCACCGGCGTCGCCAGGGTCGACCGGCGTACGCGCGAGTTGCTCCGACGGCTGAGCCCCGGCGACATCGTCGTCCTCGACCAGCTCGACCTGGACCGGTCGACGGCCGATGCCTTGGTGGAGGCCGAAGTCGCGGCGGTGGTGAACGCCTCGCCGTCGATCTCCGGCCGTTTCCCCAACCTGGGCCCGGAGATCCTGCTGGAGGCCGGGATCCCGCTCGTCGATTCGGTCGGCGGCGAACTGCTGCGCAAGGTGAAGGACGGCACGAAACTCCGCCTGCACGAGGGCGTCGTCTACATCGGTGAGCGGCAGCTCGGCTCTGGTGTCCAGCAGACGCGGGAAAGCGTCGCGGACCAGATGATCGAGGCCAAGGCCGGGATGTCCACCCAGCTCGAGGCGTTCTCCGCGAACACGATCGAATTCCTCCGCCGGGAACGCAGCCTCATCCTCGACGGTGTCGGTGTCCCGGAGATCCGGGTTCCGCTCAAGGACCGGCACGCCCTCGTGGTCGCGGGCGGCAACGGGCACGCCGAAGACCTCAAGAAGCTGAAGAAGTACATCGGCGAGCACCGGCCGGTGCTGATCGGTGTCGACGCCGGCGCCGACACCCTGCGCGCGCAGGGGTATCAGCCGGACGTCATCGTCGGCGACCCGCACGGGATCGGCGCGGAGACGCTGCGGAGCGGCGGTGAGGTCGTGGTGCCGGCGCAACCAGACGGGCACGCGCCGGGTGTCGAGCGCATCCAGGACCTCGGGATCGGCGCGGTCACCTTCCCCGCGACGGGCAACGCCGAGGACCTGGCGCTGCTGCTGGCCGACGCGCACGAGGCGAGCCTGGTGGTCACCGTCGGTTTCCAGGCGACGCTGCGGGAGTTCCTCGACCACGGCCGCTCCGGCTCGAACCCGTCGACGTTCCTCACCCGGCTCAAGCTCGGCACGAAACTGGTCGACGGCAAGGCGGTCGCGACTTTGCACCGCAGCCGGGTGTCCATCGGCGCCATCGTCCTCCTGGTCGTCGCGACCCTGGTGGCCGTCGCGGCCGCACTGCTGGTGTCCGACGTGGGATCGGTCTACCTCGACTGGATCCGCGACACCTGGAACTCGTTCATCGCCTGGGGCAAGGGACTCTTCACGTGA
- a CDS encoding copper transporter, whose protein sequence is MISLRYHIVSIAACFLALALGVVLGSTALNGALLSGLAGQKEDLGSQVADLEAQRNTLNARLGDADAFAGAMGPKVVAGQLDKRSVVLVTTEDAKPADRDALKQLVGQAGAAVTGEIQLTEAFSDPMRSDQLRDLVSRLQPAGVQFPTAGDPGTLAGALLGSVALLNKDNAQPQSTPVELAAALGGLTDGGFLKTGGDVKPAQLAIVLTGTKYTGDGAGDRASTIARFAAQLDRSGAGTVLAGDAGSADGTGAIGVVRADTSSTSILSTVDNAETAAGRVTTILALREQLEGGAGRYGIAGNAQAPAPGIAADGN, encoded by the coding sequence GTGATTTCACTGCGGTACCACATCGTTTCCATCGCCGCCTGCTTCCTGGCGCTCGCCCTCGGAGTGGTGCTCGGGTCCACGGCGCTGAACGGTGCCCTGCTTTCCGGTCTCGCCGGCCAGAAGGAGGATCTGGGTTCCCAGGTCGCGGATCTGGAGGCACAGCGCAACACGCTCAACGCCAGGCTCGGCGACGCGGACGCGTTCGCCGGCGCGATGGGGCCGAAGGTCGTCGCCGGGCAGCTGGACAAGCGTTCGGTGGTGCTGGTGACCACCGAGGACGCGAAGCCCGCGGACCGCGACGCGCTCAAGCAGCTCGTCGGTCAGGCCGGCGCCGCCGTCACCGGGGAGATCCAGCTGACCGAGGCGTTCTCCGACCCGATGCGGTCCGATCAGCTGCGTGACCTCGTGTCCCGGCTCCAGCCCGCGGGTGTCCAGTTCCCGACCGCGGGCGACCCCGGCACCCTCGCGGGCGCTCTGCTCGGCTCGGTGGCGTTGCTGAACAAGGACAACGCGCAGCCGCAGTCCACACCGGTGGAGCTGGCGGCCGCGCTCGGCGGGCTCACCGACGGCGGTTTCCTCAAGACCGGCGGGGACGTGAAGCCCGCGCAGCTCGCGATCGTGCTCACCGGTACCAAGTACACCGGGGACGGCGCCGGTGACCGTGCCTCGACCATCGCGCGGTTCGCCGCGCAGCTGGACCGTTCCGGGGCGGGCACCGTCCTGGCGGGCGACGCGGGATCCGCCGACGGCACCGGCGCGATCGGTGTCGTCCGCGCCGACACCTCGTCGACCTCGATCCTGTCCACTGTGGACAACGCGGAGACCGCGGCGGGCCGGGTCACCACGATCTTGGCGCTGCGCGAGCAGCTCGAAGGCGGCGCAGGCCGCTACGGCATCGCGGGCAACGCCCAGGCTCCGGCCCCCGGTATCGCGGCCGACGGCAACTAG
- a CDS encoding aspartate/glutamate racemase family protein, which yields MRILVTNCNTTEAMTKEIEAGARAAASPGTEILARTPLWGPESAEGWLDSFLSAAAVLDLLHGLDEPFDALVMAGFGEHGREGARELLDVPVVDITEAAAHLACLLGRRYGVVTTLDRTCGLIEDSLHGAGVAQNCVGVLGAGLGVLELSDDRRTESALLTAGRRARDAGAEVLVLGCAGMTGLDRRISAMLDIPVIDGVAAAVRLAESLVALDLKTSRAGSYARPLPKTRLWPRNSSSTCDAHDRK from the coding sequence ATGCGGATCCTGGTGACCAACTGCAACACCACCGAGGCGATGACGAAGGAGATCGAGGCGGGTGCCCGCGCCGCCGCTAGCCCCGGCACCGAAATCCTGGCCAGAACCCCGTTGTGGGGCCCGGAATCCGCGGAAGGCTGGCTGGACAGCTTCCTCAGCGCCGCGGCCGTCCTCGACCTTCTCCACGGGCTGGACGAGCCGTTCGACGCGCTCGTGATGGCCGGTTTCGGCGAGCACGGACGGGAAGGCGCGCGGGAACTGCTCGACGTCCCGGTCGTCGACATCACCGAGGCCGCCGCGCATCTGGCCTGTCTGCTGGGAAGACGCTACGGCGTAGTGACCACATTGGACCGGACGTGCGGGCTCATCGAAGACAGCCTGCACGGCGCGGGCGTCGCGCAGAACTGCGTCGGCGTCCTCGGTGCCGGGCTCGGCGTGCTCGAATTGAGCGACGACCGCCGGACGGAATCGGCGCTGCTGACCGCCGGACGGCGCGCCCGCGACGCGGGAGCGGAAGTCCTCGTCCTCGGCTGCGCGGGGATGACCGGCCTCGATCGCCGTATTTCGGCGATGCTGGACATCCCGGTGATCGACGGCGTCGCCGCCGCCGTCCGCCTCGCCGAATCCCTTGTCGCTCTCGACCTCAAGACCAGCCGGGCCGGCTCCTACGCCCGCCCGCTCCCAAAAACCCGCCTCTGGCCCCGCAATTCGTCATCTACTTGCGATGCACACGATCGCAAGTAG
- a CDS encoding NCS1 family nucleobase:cation symporter-1, which produces MTAAPATRSEAPTTENADPRLWNEDLAPAKERRWKVYDIFALWMSDVHNLGNYTFAAGLFVLGLSAWQVFTALLTGFVLIYFGMNLMGRIGQKTGVPFPVVARISFGTFGANLPALIRAIIAIFWYGIQTYLASVAITLLVLAIDPGLKPLTKVGFLGLHALGWICFIALWLAQALVLTRGMEAVRKFQDWCGPGIWIVMIALAVWILAAADWNISLTSNPKALSTGEQVRQWFGAVGLILSIYGTLMLNFCDFSRFAPNQKTVRRGNFWGLPINSTAFALLSVLVTAGSLQVFGEAITDPAELLARIDNTPVLIIGALTFAIATMGVNIVANFVSPAYDLANIWPKRITFTIGGMISAVAALCVLPWKLYSSPAVVNYFLGGLGAFLGPLFGIMIVDYYLVKRGRIDVGKLFVAGSDSPYHYKRGFNPRAMVTFLPTAALSAIIALVPFFAPAAPYSWFIGTASAAALYFVVTRKQRVA; this is translated from the coding sequence GCCTACCACCGAGAACGCCGATCCCCGGCTCTGGAACGAAGATCTCGCCCCGGCGAAGGAACGCCGCTGGAAGGTTTACGACATCTTCGCGCTGTGGATGTCGGACGTGCACAACCTCGGCAACTACACCTTCGCGGCGGGCCTGTTCGTCCTCGGGCTCTCGGCCTGGCAGGTGTTCACCGCCCTGCTGACCGGTTTCGTGCTCATCTACTTCGGTATGAACCTGATGGGTCGGATCGGCCAGAAGACCGGCGTCCCCTTCCCCGTGGTCGCCCGCATCAGTTTCGGCACCTTCGGCGCGAACCTGCCCGCGCTGATCCGCGCGATCATCGCGATCTTCTGGTACGGCATCCAGACCTATCTCGCGTCCGTGGCCATCACGCTGCTCGTGCTCGCGATCGATCCGGGCCTGAAACCGTTGACCAAAGTGGGTTTCCTCGGTTTGCACGCCCTCGGCTGGATCTGTTTCATCGCGCTGTGGCTCGCGCAGGCGCTGGTGCTCACCCGCGGCATGGAGGCCGTGCGCAAGTTCCAGGACTGGTGCGGTCCCGGTATCTGGATCGTGATGATCGCGCTCGCGGTGTGGATCCTGGCCGCCGCCGACTGGAACATCTCCTTGACGAGCAACCCGAAGGCACTGTCCACAGGGGAGCAAGTACGGCAGTGGTTCGGCGCCGTCGGCCTGATCCTGTCCATCTACGGCACCCTGATGCTTAACTTCTGCGACTTCTCGCGGTTCGCCCCGAACCAGAAAACGGTGCGGCGCGGGAACTTCTGGGGCCTGCCGATCAACTCGACGGCGTTCGCGCTGCTGTCGGTACTGGTGACCGCGGGCAGCCTCCAGGTGTTCGGCGAAGCCATCACCGACCCCGCCGAGCTGCTGGCCCGCATCGACAACACCCCCGTGCTGATCATCGGAGCGCTGACCTTCGCGATCGCCACCATGGGCGTGAACATCGTCGCGAACTTCGTCTCCCCCGCCTACGACCTGGCCAACATCTGGCCGAAACGGATCACCTTCACCATCGGCGGGATGATCAGCGCGGTAGCGGCGCTGTGCGTGCTGCCGTGGAAGCTGTACTCCTCCCCCGCGGTGGTCAACTACTTCCTCGGCGGCCTCGGTGCCTTCCTCGGCCCGCTGTTCGGCATTATGATCGTCGACTACTACCTGGTGAAACGCGGCCGGATCGACGTCGGCAAGCTGTTCGTCGCCGGAAGCGATTCGCCGTACCACTACAAACGCGGGTTCAACCCGCGCGCGATGGTCACGTTCCTGCCCACGGCGGCGCTGTCCGCGATCATCGCGCTGGTGCCGTTCTTCGCCCCCGCCGCGCCGTACTCGTGGTTCATCGGCACCGCTTCCGCCGCGGCCCTCTATTTCGTGGTGACGCGCAAGCAGCGGGTCGCGTGA